From a single Scylla paramamosain isolate STU-SP2022 chromosome 28, ASM3559412v1, whole genome shotgun sequence genomic region:
- the LOC135114634 gene encoding glutamate receptor 4-like: MLAYTTPTDTALYRRIPANTTGLASILFFIERLQRCYIPTGEKPVSMGVAAGWYMLSALLQQGSNTYPISTAARVIYWVGYSVSLIVYTSYSATLVSHLAVEQPAPLPFSNLRDLSRQSGWDAGCNNNDLFQVTASVGPWLLAV, encoded by the exons ATGCTTGCCTACACAACCCCAACGGACACAGCTCTGTACCGGCGCATCCCGGCTAACACGACAGGCCTCGccagcatcctcttcttcatcgagcGACTCCAGAGGTGCTACATACCCACGGGGGAGAAGCCTGTTAGCATGGGAGTTGCTGCTGGCTGGTACATGTTGTCAGCTCTCCTACAACAAG gctcCAACACCTACCCAATCAGCACTGCAGCACGGGTAATCTACTGGGTTGGCTACAGTGTGTCCCTCATTGTGTACACATcatactctgccacactggtctcacatcttgctgtggagcagcctgcacctctgccattcagcaacctgcgggacctgtctaggcagtcaggctgggatgctggatgcaacaacaatgacctcttccaagtgacagcctcggtgggtccttggcttcttgctgtgtga